The following proteins are co-located in the Triticum aestivum cultivar Chinese Spring chromosome 1A, IWGSC CS RefSeq v2.1, whole genome shotgun sequence genome:
- the LOC123185028 gene encoding horcolin: MSKPVKIGPWGGDGGEPRDIEYTPFALVGVAVRSGDAINGVRFTYVDTSGNLHEEEWGGSEAEKFEELLLQELEYVEEISGTYGSPPESYVTSLELVTNKGRTIRGGTAGSGGSFNVPLVSARIIGFFGAAGTTYIDSFGIYVGFAA, translated from the exons ATG AGCAAGCCTGTGAAGATCGGGCCATGGGGCGGCGATGGAGGCGAACCTCGCGACATCGAATACACTCCTTTCGCACTAGTTGGTGTGGCAGTTCGTAGTGGGGACGCAATCAACGGTGTCAGGTTTACTTACGTGGATACCAGTGGGAATCTGCATGAGGAGGAATGGGGAGGCTCCGAGGCGGAGAAATTTGAGGAG TTGCTTCTTCAAGAATTAGAATATGTGGAGGAAATTTCAGGAACGTACGGTTCACCCCCTGAATCATATGTAACATCTCTTGAATTGGTTACCAACAAGGGTCGGACTATCCGTGGCGGCACTGCCGGCTCTGGGGGTTCTTTCAACGTCCCGCTAGTTTCCGCCCGGATCATCGGCTTCTTTGGAGCTGCGGGGACGACTTACATTGACTCCTTTGGCATCTATGTGGGCTTTGCTGCATGA